One segment of Pseudoalteromonas rubra DNA contains the following:
- a CDS encoding GNAT family N-acetyltransferase codes for MPLIIEPLAELTPLQQQMLASQLQACIAQGASLGFYHPTSDAQMTNYWSQVNTELGQNTRVILAAYLEQHLVASVQLIPCKKQNGRHRGEVEKLLVHPDYQRQGIAQALMQYLETYANQLGMTLLVLDTQSGDKSELFYQAVGFTKSGEIPHFVSDSQGAMHATSYYFKQLGSH; via the coding sequence ATGCCACTCATAATTGAACCCCTCGCCGAGCTCACCCCGTTACAACAGCAAATGCTTGCATCTCAACTGCAAGCGTGTATCGCTCAGGGCGCATCATTGGGGTTTTACCACCCCACCTCTGACGCACAAATGACCAACTACTGGTCACAGGTAAATACAGAACTTGGGCAGAATACACGCGTCATACTGGCAGCTTATCTGGAGCAACATTTAGTTGCCTCGGTACAACTCATTCCTTGTAAAAAACAAAATGGTAGACACCGAGGTGAGGTGGAAAAGTTACTGGTTCACCCGGATTATCAACGTCAGGGGATTGCCCAAGCACTGATGCAATATCTTGAGACATATGCCAATCAACTCGGTATGACGCTCTTGGTGCTGGATACACAAAGCGGCGATAAATCAGAACTGTTTTATCAGGCTGTCGGGTTTACCAAAAGTGGTGAAATCCCGCATTTTGTCAGTGATTCACAAGGTGCCATGCACGCAACCAGCTATTATTTTAAGCAACTGGGGTCTCACTAA
- a CDS encoding helix-turn-helix domain-containing protein, which yields MATKLSPAHPSVQRAVHMVQSQQLTIHEAASQFALSQRTLYAALRSKQPQNQSHYAQLLEQKQRLESQLNQICEELATIKECGYATHN from the coding sequence ATGGCGACTAAACTTTCCCCCGCCCACCCCAGTGTCCAACGAGCTGTTCATATGGTGCAGAGTCAGCAGCTGACCATTCACGAAGCAGCCAGCCAGTTTGCCTTGTCACAGCGAACACTCTATGCTGCACTGCGAAGCAAACAGCCCCAAAATCAGTCGCACTATGCGCAGCTTTTAGAACAAAAACAGCGTCTGGAATCTCAGTTAAACCAGATCTGTGAAGAGTTAGCAACCATAAAGGAGTGTGGCTATGCCACTCATAATTGA
- the lnt gene encoding apolipoprotein N-acyltransferase, with protein sequence MLKTFSNKLTALLKDKFTWLALLSGASLTFSYAPFGLWPIIFVALAVACFVTDQPTTRQAAKYGFLFGFGWFAAGISWVHVSIAQFGGLPLPASLLLMGLLCAYLAIYPALAFALATRFSDKPWQRVALLLSGFAIFEYLRGTLLTGFPWLSFGYSQTDSPLNVLAPWIGEFGLTLVCVLFGALLYYLLWYKRYQLTLMTLLPLFALSFLTRTTDNPVEYTGEQTRILLVQGNIQQSLRWEPEQFWPTMSKYQDMTRPLWQQADLVVWPEAAIPELEDLAFDFLHNLDKAAAFNQSALITGIPDYQFDTRNVYNTLIVVGKQQTDDEQGHYQYLHTNRYQKHQLLPIGEFVPFEAWLRPVAPLFNLAMSSFSRGDAQQANLIANGLHVLPAICYEIAFSELVRNNYTSQSDILFTVSNDAWFGDSHGPHQHMQIARMRALELQRPLVRVTNNGISGIYDPLSQTQHTLPQFVEETMLLDVKLMRGDSFYSQHGNKWVWLLVATLVGLVLLKRSTSKLKSSMERDYL encoded by the coding sequence ATGTTGAAGACGTTCTCGAATAAACTCACCGCCCTACTGAAAGACAAGTTTACGTGGCTGGCACTGCTTAGCGGTGCCTCACTGACCTTCAGTTACGCGCCATTTGGACTATGGCCAATCATCTTTGTCGCGCTCGCAGTTGCGTGTTTTGTAACGGATCAGCCCACGACCCGACAAGCAGCCAAGTATGGTTTTTTATTTGGCTTTGGCTGGTTTGCGGCCGGAATAAGCTGGGTGCATGTATCAATTGCTCAGTTCGGTGGTTTACCCCTACCAGCTTCGCTGTTATTAATGGGCCTGCTTTGTGCGTATCTGGCTATTTACCCTGCACTGGCCTTTGCGCTGGCAACACGCTTCTCAGACAAGCCCTGGCAACGTGTCGCATTGCTGCTCAGCGGGTTTGCGATATTTGAATATCTGCGCGGCACTTTACTGACCGGGTTCCCCTGGCTCAGTTTTGGCTATAGTCAGACCGATTCCCCACTAAACGTGCTCGCCCCCTGGATTGGTGAATTTGGTCTGACTCTGGTGTGTGTGTTGTTTGGTGCTCTTTTATACTACCTGCTCTGGTATAAACGCTATCAGTTAACTCTAATGACCCTGCTGCCTCTGTTTGCGCTCTCTTTTTTGACTCGTACGACAGATAACCCGGTTGAATATACAGGCGAACAAACCCGCATCTTGTTGGTTCAGGGCAATATTCAGCAGAGCCTGCGCTGGGAACCAGAACAATTCTGGCCGACCATGTCAAAATACCAGGATATGACACGACCACTGTGGCAGCAGGCTGATCTGGTTGTCTGGCCAGAAGCAGCTATTCCGGAGCTTGAAGACTTAGCCTTCGACTTTTTGCACAACCTGGACAAAGCTGCTGCTTTTAATCAAAGTGCGTTAATCACAGGCATTCCTGATTATCAGTTTGACACCCGTAATGTCTACAACACCCTGATTGTCGTGGGTAAGCAACAGACAGATGACGAACAGGGTCATTATCAATATCTGCACACAAACCGCTATCAAAAACATCAGCTGCTCCCCATAGGAGAGTTTGTCCCTTTTGAAGCCTGGTTACGGCCGGTTGCCCCCTTATTCAACCTGGCTATGTCTTCCTTCTCCCGGGGTGACGCACAGCAAGCAAACCTAATAGCCAATGGGTTACATGTCCTGCCTGCTATCTGCTACGAAATTGCCTTCAGTGAACTGGTCAGAAACAACTACACCAGTCAGTCTGATATTCTCTTTACCGTTAGCAATGACGCCTGGTTTGGGGATTCACACGGCCCGCATCAGCATATGCAAATTGCCCGGATGCGCGCGCTGGAACTACAACGTCCTTTGGTTCGGGTAACCAACAATGGGATCAGTGGGATTTATGATCCACTTAGTCAGACACAGCACACCTTGCCTCAGTTTGTTGAGGAGACAATGTTACTGGACGTGAAACTGATGCGCGGGGACAGCTTTTATAGTCAGCATGGCAATAAGTGGGTTTGGCTCTTGGTAGCCACTTTAGTGGGGCTGGTATTGCTTAAAAGAAGTACATCTAAGCTGAAATCTAGCATGGAGCGTGACTATCTGTAG
- the corC gene encoding CNNM family magnesium/cobalt transport protein CorC (CorC(YbeX) belongs to the Cyclin M Mg2+ Exporter (CNNM) family, and was characterized as belonging to a set of three proteins, at least one of which must be present for CorA to function.) — MSDENSQSSQGSSSKTWLGRITQMLQGEPQNKEELVEVIADAQERALIDPETKDMMEGVLSVSELKVRDIMIPRSQMVTLDIDQDLESQLPAMVESSHSRFPVICEDKDHVEGILLAKDLLPLIVQRDSELPTIREYLRPAVVVPESKRVDALLNEFRQKRYHMAIVIDEYGGVSGLVTIEDILETIVGEIEDEHDNEDEQQAIRQLSKHVFNVQALTPLDEFNEYFKTEYDTQEADTIGGIILHAFGHMPSRGETIDIAPLQFKVTNSDNRRILQLQVTMPKTEHVEDVLE, encoded by the coding sequence ATGAGCGACGAAAACTCGCAAAGTAGTCAGGGTTCTTCGAGCAAGACCTGGCTGGGACGCATCACACAGATGCTGCAAGGGGAACCCCAAAACAAAGAAGAGTTGGTAGAGGTAATTGCCGACGCACAGGAAAGAGCCCTGATCGATCCTGAAACCAAAGACATGATGGAAGGCGTACTCAGTGTTTCTGAGTTAAAAGTCCGCGACATCATGATCCCGCGTTCACAAATGGTGACGTTGGATATTGATCAGGACCTGGAGTCGCAGTTACCCGCAATGGTTGAATCCAGCCATTCGCGTTTCCCGGTCATTTGCGAAGACAAAGATCATGTCGAAGGCATTTTGCTGGCCAAAGATCTGTTACCCCTGATTGTTCAGCGTGACAGTGAATTACCAACCATTCGTGAATACTTGCGCCCGGCGGTTGTGGTTCCTGAGAGTAAACGTGTTGATGCGCTGCTCAATGAATTTCGACAAAAACGTTACCACATGGCGATTGTCATTGATGAGTACGGAGGTGTTTCAGGCCTGGTGACCATTGAAGACATTCTTGAGACCATCGTCGGTGAGATTGAAGATGAACACGATAATGAAGACGAGCAACAGGCCATCCGCCAGTTGTCTAAGCACGTGTTTAACGTTCAGGCTCTGACACCATTGGATGAGTTTAACGAGTACTTCAAAACGGAATATGATACACAGGAAGCAGACACCATAGGCGGGATAATCTTGCATGCATTTGGCCATATGCCAAGCCGCGGCGAAACCATTGACATTGCCCCCTTGCAATTCAAGGTCACCAACTCGGACAATCGCCGCATTTTGCAGTTACAGGTGACGATGCCAAAAACCGAACATGTTGAAGACGTTCTCGAATAA
- the ybeY gene encoding rRNA maturation RNase YbeY codes for MSLEVDLQIASDFANLPSAEQFQLWAEKALLAYKEEAEVTIRIADEAESQELNSQYRGKDKPTNVLSFPFEAPPGIELPLVGDLIICPQVVFREAEEQEKTFHDHFAHMVVHGCLHLLGFDHINEQDADEMESLEKEFLADLGIADPYRDDV; via the coding sequence ATGTCGCTTGAGGTAGATCTACAGATTGCCAGTGACTTCGCCAACCTGCCTTCTGCGGAACAATTTCAGTTGTGGGCCGAAAAAGCACTCCTTGCGTATAAGGAAGAGGCCGAGGTTACCATACGAATTGCAGATGAAGCAGAAAGCCAGGAGCTGAACAGCCAGTACCGCGGAAAAGACAAGCCCACCAATGTGCTGTCTTTTCCTTTTGAAGCACCACCTGGGATTGAGCTACCACTGGTTGGTGACCTAATTATTTGTCCTCAGGTTGTTTTTCGAGAGGCCGAAGAACAGGAAAAAACCTTCCACGATCATTTTGCTCATATGGTGGTACACGGGTGCTTGCATTTGTTGGGCTTTGACCATATAAATGAACAGGACGCCGATGAAATGGAAAGTCTTGAAAAAGAATTCTTAGCCGATCTGGGCATTGCTGACCCATATCGAGATGACGTTTAA
- a CDS encoding PhoH family protein codes for MSNQVKNIEFYLEPSDNHRLSSLCGPFDDNLKQIERRLGIEITHRDNWFKVTGQPLVAKAAVDILKSLYVETQPVRGKFVDIEPDQVHLAITEANCLEQEAPDVWEKEVFIKTRRGVVKPRNPNQSQYVANILTHDICFGIGPAGTGKTYLAVAAAVDALERQEIRRILLTRPAVEAGEKLGFLPGDLTQKIDPYLRPLYDALFEMLGFEKVERLIEKNVIEVAPLAYMRGRTLNDAFIILDESQNTTTEQMKMFLTRIGFNSKAVITGDITQVDLPRGARSGLRHAIDVLGEVDEISFNFFKSHDVVRHPVVARIVEAYEKKEEAERKEKFNKQQARLQAQANTTPADTHPNANDEERS; via the coding sequence TTGAGTAACCAAGTCAAGAATATCGAATTTTATCTGGAACCCTCCGACAATCACCGCCTATCTTCTTTATGCGGGCCTTTTGATGACAACCTGAAGCAAATTGAACGTCGTCTGGGCATTGAAATTACCCACAGAGATAACTGGTTCAAAGTCACAGGCCAACCGCTTGTGGCTAAGGCTGCGGTCGACATTTTAAAATCCCTGTATGTAGAAACTCAGCCCGTACGCGGCAAGTTTGTCGATATTGAGCCAGACCAAGTTCATTTGGCTATCACTGAGGCCAACTGCCTGGAGCAGGAAGCCCCAGATGTGTGGGAAAAAGAAGTCTTTATAAAAACACGCCGTGGTGTGGTTAAGCCTCGTAACCCCAATCAGAGTCAGTATGTGGCCAATATTCTGACCCATGACATCTGTTTTGGTATCGGTCCGGCAGGGACAGGTAAAACCTACCTGGCAGTAGCGGCGGCGGTAGATGCCCTGGAACGCCAGGAAATTCGTCGTATTCTGTTGACTCGTCCGGCCGTTGAAGCGGGTGAAAAGCTGGGTTTCTTGCCTGGCGACCTAACACAAAAAATAGACCCTTACCTACGTCCGCTTTACGATGCGCTATTTGAGATGCTGGGTTTTGAAAAAGTCGAGCGTTTGATCGAAAAGAACGTGATTGAAGTTGCACCGCTAGCGTATATGCGTGGCCGGACACTGAACGATGCCTTTATAATTCTCGATGAAAGCCAGAACACCACCACAGAGCAGATGAAGATGTTTCTGACCCGGATCGGTTTTAACTCTAAAGCCGTGATCACGGGTGACATCACTCAGGTGGATTTACCTCGCGGTGCGCGCTCTGGTCTGCGCCATGCCATTGATGTATTGGGAGAGGTTGACGAGATTTCGTTTAACTTCTTTAAATCTCACGATGTGGTACGTCACCCAGTAGTCGCACGCATTGTTGAGGCCTACGAGAAAAAAGAAGAAGCCGAGCGAAAGGAAAAGTTTAACAAACAGCAGGCAAGATTACAGGCACAGGCCAATACCACACCGGCTGATACACATCCAAACGCCAACGACGAGGAGCGCTCATAA
- the miaB gene encoding tRNA (N6-isopentenyl adenosine(37)-C2)-methylthiotransferase MiaB has product MSKKLHIKTWGCQMNEYDSQKMADLLDSTNGYQLTEEAEQADVILLNTCSIREKAQEKVFHQLGRWKLLKDDNPDLVIGVGGCVASQEGDTIRQRAPFVDIVFGPQTLHRLPEMIKQVQSKQGSVVDISFPEIEKFDRLPEPKAEGPSAFVSIMEGCSKYCTFCVVPYTRGEEVSRPLDDVLLEVAQLAEQGVREVNLLGQNVNAYRGEMHDGEICYFSDLLRFVAAIDGIDRIRYTTSHPVEFTPDIIDAYADVPELVDHLHLPVQSGSDRILNLMKRGHTALEYKSTIRKLRKIRPNLSMSSDFIIGFPGESKADFEATMNLINDIGFDMSFSFIYSARPGTPASDLPDDVTEQEKKERLYLLQNRINQMAQDISRKMHDTEQRILVEGPSKKNPMELRGRTENNRVVNFEGPHSVIGQFVDVRITEALPNSLRGELIRTETEMDLRRDVAPSDILNRAPAEPEANELGVATFTP; this is encoded by the coding sequence ATGAGTAAAAAGTTGCATATCAAAACCTGGGGCTGTCAGATGAACGAGTATGACTCCCAGAAAATGGCGGATCTGCTTGATTCCACCAATGGCTATCAGCTAACAGAAGAAGCTGAACAAGCGGATGTGATCCTACTCAATACCTGTTCAATTCGTGAAAAAGCACAGGAAAAAGTATTTCACCAGCTGGGCCGCTGGAAGTTGCTAAAAGACGATAATCCAGATTTGGTTATTGGTGTGGGTGGCTGTGTGGCCTCTCAGGAAGGCGACACAATCCGCCAGCGTGCGCCCTTTGTCGATATCGTTTTCGGTCCGCAAACTTTGCACCGTCTGCCTGAAATGATCAAACAGGTCCAAAGCAAGCAAGGCTCAGTGGTCGATATTTCATTCCCGGAAATCGAAAAGTTCGATCGCCTGCCAGAGCCAAAAGCAGAAGGCCCGAGTGCGTTTGTATCCATTATGGAAGGCTGCTCTAAATACTGTACTTTCTGCGTTGTACCTTATACGCGTGGTGAGGAAGTGAGCCGTCCTCTAGATGATGTTTTACTTGAAGTTGCGCAACTGGCAGAGCAAGGTGTGCGTGAAGTCAACCTGCTGGGTCAAAACGTCAATGCCTATCGCGGTGAAATGCATGATGGCGAAATTTGCTACTTCTCTGATCTGCTGCGCTTTGTCGCGGCTATCGATGGCATCGACCGCATTCGTTACACCACCTCACACCCAGTTGAGTTTACACCTGACATCATCGATGCATACGCAGACGTACCAGAGTTGGTAGATCACCTGCACTTACCGGTTCAAAGTGGCTCAGACCGCATTCTGAACCTGATGAAGCGTGGCCATACAGCACTGGAATACAAGTCTACGATCCGCAAACTGCGTAAGATCCGCCCGAACCTAAGCATGAGCTCAGACTTCATTATTGGCTTCCCGGGAGAAAGTAAAGCGGATTTCGAAGCGACCATGAATCTGATCAACGACATTGGCTTTGATATGAGCTTCAGCTTTATCTATTCAGCTCGTCCAGGTACGCCGGCATCGGATCTGCCTGATGATGTAACCGAACAAGAAAAGAAAGAGCGTTTGTACTTGCTGCAAAATCGCATCAATCAGATGGCACAGGACATCAGCCGTAAAATGCATGATACTGAGCAACGCATCCTGGTTGAAGGTCCTTCGAAAAAGAACCCAATGGAATTACGTGGCCGTACCGAGAATAATCGGGTTGTGAATTTTGAAGGTCCACACTCAGTGATCGGTCAGTTCGTTGACGTACGTATCACTGAGGCGCTGCCCAATTCATTGCGTGGTGAACTGATCAGAACTGAAACTGAGATGGACTTACGCCGAGATGTTGCACCTTCGGATATCTTAAATCGTGCACCAGCAGAACCAGAAGCCAATGAGCTGGGTGTTGCCACCTTTACGCCTTAG
- a CDS encoding FAD-dependent oxidoreductase: protein MKNKVLIVGGGMVGAAAAVKLAQQGLAVTVLETHPLDAMLALTDETIDIRVSAINRFSEALLDELQAMPMLRNARLAPYQQLEAYEQENNSLLFDCEELAATHLGHIVENRLIQASLWVQFERLGIQVEQVSGTPQAIKQDTDSVELIYPEQSYQADLLLAADGGRSVVRKLAGIGVTGWQYQQHCMGVLIKLDAPQQVKTWQQFKPSGPIAFLPMQYPYANLIWYHHGNELAQMKTLSNAQLKEEIQNHFFDLPGEFEVLQSAVFPLARQHANQYHQGRVVLIGDSAHTINPLAGQGVNLGFKDVAALASVLEGADDIGNAALLRRYEQSRRNDNLMMMSMMDACYFGFSNEIAPLKHFRNLVLKVANHAGPIKREVLKHAMGGVV, encoded by the coding sequence ATGAAAAACAAAGTGCTGATAGTTGGTGGTGGCATGGTTGGCGCAGCAGCTGCCGTGAAGCTCGCACAGCAAGGTCTGGCAGTCACAGTGCTCGAAACGCACCCATTGGATGCCATGCTGGCACTGACAGACGAGACCATTGATATTCGAGTCTCTGCCATTAATCGCTTTTCAGAAGCCTTGCTGGATGAGCTGCAGGCAATGCCGATGCTTCGCAATGCCAGGCTGGCACCGTATCAACAGCTTGAAGCGTATGAGCAGGAAAATAACAGCCTGTTATTTGATTGCGAGGAGCTGGCTGCAACGCATTTAGGCCACATTGTCGAAAACCGTCTTATTCAGGCCAGTTTATGGGTACAATTCGAACGCCTTGGCATTCAGGTCGAGCAGGTTTCTGGCACGCCTCAGGCAATCAAGCAAGATACTGATTCGGTTGAGTTGATTTACCCGGAGCAAAGCTATCAGGCCGATTTACTCTTAGCAGCTGACGGAGGGCGCTCTGTGGTACGCAAACTGGCTGGCATTGGGGTGACCGGTTGGCAATATCAGCAGCATTGTATGGGTGTGCTGATCAAACTGGATGCGCCGCAGCAGGTAAAAACCTGGCAGCAGTTTAAGCCGTCCGGACCGATTGCCTTTTTGCCTATGCAATACCCGTACGCCAATCTGATCTGGTATCACCATGGCAATGAGCTGGCGCAGATGAAGACGTTATCGAATGCACAGTTAAAGGAGGAGATACAAAATCACTTCTTCGATTTACCCGGTGAGTTTGAGGTGTTGCAAAGCGCGGTATTTCCGTTAGCCAGACAACATGCTAATCAATACCATCAGGGGCGTGTTGTCTTGATTGGCGACTCAGCACATACCATTAATCCACTGGCCGGGCAGGGCGTGAATTTAGGATTCAAAGATGTGGCTGCGCTGGCAAGCGTACTGGAAGGCGCTGACGATATTGGTAACGCCGCCTTGCTGCGCCGCTATGAGCAGAGCCGTCGTAACGATAATCTGATGATGATGAGTATGATGGATGCGTGTTATTTTGGCTTCTCTAACGAAATTGCACCATTAAAGCATTTCCGCAACCTGGTGTTAAAAGTGGCTAATCATGCTGGTCCAATTAAACGTGAAGTATTGAAACATGCAATGGGTGGCGTCGTTTAG
- the ychF gene encoding redox-regulated ATPase YchF, whose protein sequence is MGFKCGIVGLPNVGKSTLFNALTKAGIEAANFPFCTIEPNTGVVAVPDPRLDQLAAIVNPQKTIATTMEFVDIAGLVKGASKGEGLGNQFLANIRETDAIGHVVRCFEDENIVHVSGQVNPADDIDVINTELVLSDMEAADRAAQRNAKKAKGGDKDAKFQNEVLEKVKAHLDEGLTLRSLELTKEELAAIKPLNFLTIKPTMYIANVTEDGFENNPFLDKVREIAAAEDAVVIPVCAAIESELSELEEEDKLEFMADLGLEEPGLNLVIRGGYELLKLQTYFTAGVKEVRAWTIPVGATAPQAAGKIHTDFERGFIRAQTIGFNDYIEYQGESGAKDAGKMRQEGKDYIVKDGDVMNFLFNV, encoded by the coding sequence ATGGGTTTTAAATGTGGCATTGTTGGCCTACCTAACGTTGGTAAGTCAACCCTATTCAATGCATTAACCAAAGCGGGCATCGAAGCCGCGAACTTCCCTTTTTGTACTATCGAACCAAACACGGGCGTTGTTGCCGTTCCGGATCCTCGTTTGGATCAACTGGCTGCGATTGTTAATCCACAAAAAACCATTGCCACAACAATGGAATTTGTTGATATCGCGGGTCTGGTAAAAGGCGCATCAAAAGGTGAAGGTCTGGGTAACCAATTCCTCGCAAACATTCGCGAAACCGATGCGATTGGTCATGTAGTTCGTTGCTTTGAAGATGAAAACATCGTGCACGTATCTGGTCAGGTAAACCCGGCGGATGATATCGATGTCATCAACACAGAGCTTGTGTTATCCGACATGGAAGCAGCCGACCGCGCAGCGCAGCGAAATGCTAAAAAGGCCAAAGGTGGCGATAAAGACGCTAAATTCCAAAACGAAGTCTTGGAAAAAGTCAAAGCACACCTTGATGAAGGTTTAACACTGCGTTCATTGGAACTGACTAAAGAAGAGCTGGCTGCAATCAAGCCACTGAACTTCTTAACGATCAAACCGACTATGTATATCGCCAACGTCACTGAAGATGGTTTTGAAAATAACCCATTTTTAGACAAAGTACGTGAAATTGCCGCAGCGGAAGACGCTGTTGTAATTCCAGTCTGTGCTGCGATTGAGTCTGAGCTGTCTGAACTTGAAGAAGAAGACAAGCTTGAGTTTATGGCCGACCTTGGTCTGGAAGAGCCGGGGCTTAACCTGGTGATCCGCGGTGGGTACGAGCTACTAAAACTGCAAACCTACTTTACTGCTGGTGTAAAAGAAGTACGTGCATGGACCATTCCTGTCGGTGCAACTGCGCCACAAGCAGCAGGTAAGATCCACACTGACTTTGAGCGCGGCTTTATTCGTGCACAAACCATTGGTTTTAATGATTACATTGAATACCAAGGCGAAAGCGGTGCTAAAGACGCAGGTAAAATGCGTCAGGAAGGTAAAGATTACATCGTTAAAGACGGCGATGTGATGAACTTCTTGTTCAATGTCTAA
- the pth gene encoding aminoacyl-tRNA hydrolase has protein sequence MNTIQMLVGLANPGPEYANTRHNAGAWFIEELARRYNVPLKPDSKHHGLSGKLLLNNQEFKLLIPTTFMNLSGKAVGSLANFYKIPPEQILVAHDEMDMDPGVAKLKKGGGHGGHNGLKDIIAKLGNNKEFMRLRIGIGHPGHRDKVTGWVLGKAPQADQEKIDAAVDEAVRCMEILAKDGVLKAQNRLHSFKP, from the coding sequence TTGAATACTATTCAAATGCTAGTGGGCCTGGCAAATCCAGGCCCCGAATATGCAAACACCCGTCACAATGCCGGGGCTTGGTTTATCGAAGAACTGGCCAGGCGCTACAACGTCCCTCTCAAACCTGACTCCAAACATCATGGCCTTAGCGGCAAGCTGCTCCTGAACAATCAGGAATTTAAGCTTCTTATTCCAACCACTTTTATGAACCTGAGCGGTAAAGCTGTAGGTAGCCTGGCTAATTTTTATAAAATACCGCCTGAGCAGATCCTGGTTGCACATGATGAAATGGATATGGACCCCGGTGTCGCCAAACTCAAAAAAGGCGGCGGTCACGGTGGACACAATGGTCTGAAAGACATTATCGCCAAGCTGGGCAATAACAAAGAGTTTATGCGTCTACGCATTGGGATTGGCCATCCTGGACACCGCGATAAGGTGACAGGCTGGGTACTGGGCAAGGCGCCTCAGGCAGATCAGGAAAAAATTGATGCTGCGGTGGATGAAGCCGTACGTTGCATGGAAATCCTGGCCAAAGACGGTGTGTTAAAAGCACAAAATAGACTACATTCTTTTAAGCCGTAA
- a CDS encoding 50S ribosomal protein L25/general stress protein Ctc, translating into MSQYVLNAEVRETLGTGASRRLRRADKVPAILYGAGKDAVSLTLEHNKVIQMQEDEGFYTHILTLNIGGESVEAILKDIQRHPYKPKVTHLDFQRVDASQKLHTKVPVHFINEEAATKGGNTIAHHVTEIEITCLPAQLPEFVEVDVAAIEVGATVHLSDIALPAGVVSVELAKGADHDQAVVTVNAPKGGAAEETAEEAAE; encoded by the coding sequence ATGTCACAATACGTATTAAACGCTGAAGTACGCGAAACTCTGGGTACTGGTGCGAGCCGCCGCCTACGTCGCGCTGATAAAGTTCCTGCTATCCTTTACGGTGCAGGCAAAGACGCTGTTTCGCTTACTCTTGAGCACAACAAAGTTATCCAGATGCAAGAAGACGAAGGTTTCTACACGCACATCCTGACTCTGAACATCGGTGGTGAGTCTGTTGAAGCTATCCTGAAAGACATCCAACGTCACCCGTACAAGCCTAAGGTAACTCACCTTGACTTCCAACGCGTTGACGCTTCTCAGAAGCTTCACACTAAAGTTCCTGTACACTTCATCAACGAAGAAGCAGCAACTAAAGGCGGCAACACGATTGCTCACCACGTAACTGAAATCGAAATCACATGTCTGCCAGCTCAGCTTCCTGAGTTCGTAGAAGTTGACGTAGCAGCTATCGAAGTTGGCGCAACTGTACACCTTTCAGACATCGCACTTCCAGCTGGTGTAGTTTCTGTTGAGCTTGCTAAAGGTGCAGACCACGACCAAGCGGTTGTGACTGTAAACGCACCTAAAGGCGGCGCTGCTGAAGAAACAGCTGAAGAAGCTGCTGAATAA